The following is a genomic window from Deltaproteobacteria bacterium.
AGGACGGCGAGCAGCAGATCCGGACGGCGCTGGCGATGGGAGCGGACCGCGCGGTTCTGGTGGAGGCGGGGAGCGGCCTGGATTCGCTGGCGGTGGCGAAAGTGCTGGCGAAGGTGGTGGGGGAGGAGAAGCCGGAGCTGGTGCTGATGGGGAAGCAGTCGGTGGACGACGACAACAACCAGATGGGGCAGATCCTGTCGGCTTTGCTTTCATGGCCGCAGGCGACGTTCGCGTCGAAGGTGGAGTTTTCCGGGGACGGGAAGAAGGCGAACGTGACGCGGGAAGTGGACGGCGGGCTGGAGACGATCGAGGTCGCGCTGCCCGCGGTGGTGACGACGGACCTTCGCCTGAACGAGCCGCGGTACGCGTCGCTCCCCGGGATCATGAAGGCGAAGAAGAAGGAAGTGAAGGTGGTCCCGGTGGCGTCGCTGGGGGTGGACACGGCCCCCCGGGTGAAGGTGCTGTCGTACGCGGCGCCGAAGCAGCGGGCGGGCGGCGGCCGGGTGGCGGATGTCGCGGAGCTGGTGGCGAAGCTGAAAAACGAAGCGAAAGTCATATAACCGCAGAACCGGGACGTTCACAGAACTCCCACAGTTTAGGGACAGACATAACGACCTGTCGGGGGGATTTTCATGGCGGACATGCTGGTAGTCGTCGAGCATCAGGAAGGGGTATTCCGGAAGAACACGCTGTCGGCGGTTTCAGCGGCGAAGACGCTGGCGGGCCTGACGGGCGGCGAAGTGGACGCGCTGGTGCTGGGGGACGGCATCGCCGCGGTGGCGGATACGGTCGCGGGGAGCGGCGTCCGGAAGGTCCTGCTGGGGGAGGGCGCGGGATTCGGGAAATACCTGGCGGTGACGTTCGCGGGCGCGGTGGCGCAGGTGGTCAGGGAGAAGGGGTACGGCGCGGTGTTCGCCCCGGCGTCGACGTTCGGGAAGGACTTCATGCCGCGGGTGTCGGGTCTTCTGGACGCCCCGCTGGCATCCGACATCGTGGGGTTGGAGAAGGAAGGGTCCGCGCTGCGGGTGAAGCGGCCGATGTACGCCGGGAACGCGATCGGGACGGTGGAGCTCGTCGGGAGCCCGCTGCTGTTCACGGTCCGCCAGACGGCGTTCGACGCGGCCCCGCTGGGGGGCTCGAAGGCCCCGGTGGAGAAGGTGACGGTCGCGGCGGAGGCGGCCGGCACGGCGTTCGTGGGCCGCCAGGAGACCAAGTCGGAACGCCCGGAGCTGACGGAGGCGCGCGTGATCGTGTCGGCCGGCCGCGGGATCAAGGCGCAGGAGAACTTCAAGCTGGTGGAGGAGCTGGCGGACACGCTTTCGGCGGCGATCGGGGCATCCCGGGCGGCGGTGGACGCGGGGTGGGCCCCGAACGACTGGCAGGTGGGGCAGACGGGGAAGATCGTGGCGCCGGAGCTCTACATCGCGCTGGGGATCAGC
Proteins encoded in this region:
- a CDS encoding electron transfer flavoprotein subunit beta/FixA family protein, whose amino-acid sequence is DGEQQIRTALAMGADRAVLVEAGSGLDSLAVAKVLAKVVGEEKPELVLMGKQSVDDDNNQMGQILSALLSWPQATFASKVEFSGDGKKANVTREVDGGLETIEVALPAVVTTDLRLNEPRYASLPGIMKAKKKEVKVVPVASLGVDTAPRVKVLSYAAPKQRAGGGRVADVAELVAKLKNEAKVI
- a CDS encoding electron transfer flavoprotein subunit alpha/FixB family protein, with translation MADMLVVVEHQEGVFRKNTLSAVSAAKTLAGLTGGEVDALVLGDGIAAVADTVAGSGVRKVLLGEGAGFGKYLAVTFAGAVAQVVREKGYGAVFAPASTFGKDFMPRVSGLLDAPLASDIVGLEKEGSALRVKRPMYAGNAIGTVELVGSPLLFTVRQTAFDAAPLGGSKAPVEKVTVAAEAAGTAFVGRQETKSERPELTEARVIVSAGRGIKAQENFKLVEELADTLSAAIGASRAAVDAGWAPNDWQVGQTGKIVAPELYIALGISGAIQHLAGMKDSKVIVAINKDEEAPIFQVADYGLVGDLFKAVPELVAELKKVKSA